In a genomic window of [Empedobacter] haloabium:
- a CDS encoding cyclopropane-fatty-acyl-phospholipid synthase family protein — MFDQNRLSAWVAGVTHQNPLPLRLELWNGQAIDFSSEAPRVTIRVPHPSAARYLLRPSLSNLGKAYVEGDIEVRGSASDMIRVVNALARSTLKADGKLARIVRHFTHDRRKDAEAIRYHYDVSNAFYQQFLDPDMVYSCAYFEQGDEDLATAQVRKIDHILTKIRLRPDQTLLDIGCGWGALVLRAAQQFGARCVGITLSRNQYELARERVAQAGLADRVDIRLQDYRDVRGTFDRITSVGMFEHVGIRHLPEYFGIIGRLLAEDGVAMNHGITTTDPDNGETPYGGGEFIARYVFPQGELAHLGAVLKAMQQGNLEAYDVENLRRHYARTLSIWTENFEANAARIKDLAGEKRFRIWHVYLAGCAYAFDQDLISLYQIVCGKAGRHPRSLPWSRRYMYEQ, encoded by the coding sequence GTGTTCGACCAAAACCGACTCAGCGCATGGGTGGCCGGCGTCACCCACCAGAATCCGTTGCCCTTGCGGCTGGAGTTATGGAACGGCCAGGCGATCGACTTCTCCAGCGAGGCGCCGCGCGTGACGATCCGGGTGCCCCACCCGTCGGCGGCACGCTACCTGCTGCGGCCTTCGCTGTCCAACCTGGGCAAGGCCTACGTGGAAGGCGACATCGAAGTACGGGGCAGCGCCAGCGACATGATCCGCGTGGTCAACGCACTGGCCAGGAGCACGCTGAAGGCGGACGGCAAGCTGGCCCGCATCGTCCGCCACTTCACCCACGACCGCCGCAAGGACGCGGAAGCGATCCGCTACCACTACGACGTCTCCAACGCGTTCTACCAGCAGTTCCTCGACCCGGACATGGTGTACTCGTGCGCCTATTTCGAGCAAGGCGACGAAGACCTGGCCACGGCGCAGGTCAGGAAGATCGACCACATCCTGACGAAAATCCGGCTGCGCCCGGACCAGACCCTGCTCGACATCGGCTGCGGCTGGGGCGCGCTCGTGCTGCGCGCGGCGCAGCAGTTCGGCGCTCGCTGCGTCGGCATCACGCTGTCGCGCAACCAGTACGAACTGGCGCGCGAGCGGGTCGCGCAGGCGGGCCTGGCGGACCGTGTCGACATCCGCCTGCAAGACTACCGCGACGTGCGCGGCACGTTCGACCGCATCACCAGCGTCGGCATGTTCGAGCACGTCGGCATCCGCCACCTGCCGGAATACTTCGGCATCATCGGCCGGCTGCTGGCGGAAGACGGCGTCGCCATGAACCACGGCATCACGACCACCGACCCGGACAACGGCGAAACGCCCTACGGCGGCGGCGAATTCATCGCCCGCTACGTCTTTCCGCAAGGGGAGCTGGCCCATCTCGGCGCCGTGCTGAAGGCCATGCAGCAGGGCAACCTGGAAGCGTACGACGTGGAAAACCTGCGCCGCCACTATGCCCGCACGCTGTCGATCTGGACCGAGAACTTCGAGGCCAACGCGGCGCGCATCAAGGACCTGGCGGGCGAAAAACGCTTTCGCATCTGGCACGTCTACCTGGCCGGCTGCGCGTATGCGTTCGACCAGGACCTGATCAGCCTGTACCAGATCGTGTGCGGCAAGGCCGGGCGGCATCCGCGTTCGCTGCCGTGGTCGCGCCGTTACATGTATGAGCAATGA
- the pdxH gene encoding pyridoxamine 5'-phosphate oxidase produces MSESLMEAVPGFDQPIAVLKHCHDKIRKQLKTLQNLLAHLPVHGADAAAQGAAQAVLKYFNTAAHLHHADEEQDLLPMLEATATGADLELISALKPRILEQHLQMDKDWHILNSQLERIAAGTAAELSPDDVARFVQSYTAHMETEESQVAPMAKRLFSPAQMQIMGDAMQRRRGISAEPEVNSPSVAQAAAPTVTAAAIAGGIALADLRMDYGRASLSKEDTLDDPVAQFTKWFGEAMKAQVNEPNAMSVATVGSDGRPTSRIVLIKQYDERGFTWYTNYASQKGRQLADNPHAALLFFWPELERQVRIEGRVERTSAEESDKYFYSRPVKSQLAAIASAQSAPIANRAEMEARYAAVEAESGDKPRRPDHWGGYRLVPDRLEFWQGRRSRFHDRIVYTRQADGSWTRERIQP; encoded by the coding sequence ATGAGCGAGTCCCTGATGGAGGCGGTCCCCGGTTTCGACCAGCCGATCGCCGTACTGAAGCACTGCCACGACAAGATCCGCAAGCAGCTGAAGACCTTGCAGAACCTGCTGGCCCACCTGCCCGTGCATGGCGCCGATGCCGCCGCACAGGGTGCGGCCCAGGCGGTGCTGAAATATTTTAATACCGCCGCCCACCTGCACCATGCCGACGAGGAGCAGGACCTGCTGCCGATGCTGGAAGCCACGGCGACCGGTGCCGACCTGGAACTGATCAGCGCCCTCAAGCCGCGCATCCTCGAACAGCACCTGCAGATGGATAAAGATTGGCATATACTTAACTCGCAGCTGGAGCGCATCGCCGCGGGCACGGCGGCGGAGCTGTCGCCGGACGACGTGGCGCGCTTCGTGCAGAGCTACACGGCGCACATGGAAACCGAGGAGAGCCAGGTGGCGCCGATGGCCAAGCGCCTGTTCAGCCCGGCGCAGATGCAGATCATGGGCGACGCGATGCAGCGCCGCCGCGGCATCTCGGCCGAGCCTGAGGTGAACTCCCCATCGGTAGCGCAGGCAGCGGCGCCGACGGTCACGGCGGCGGCAATTGCCGGCGGCATCGCGCTGGCGGACCTGCGCATGGATTACGGCCGCGCCAGCCTGTCGAAGGAGGACACGCTGGACGATCCGGTGGCCCAGTTCACCAAGTGGTTCGGCGAAGCGATGAAGGCGCAGGTGAACGAGCCGAACGCGATGAGCGTGGCCACCGTCGGCAGCGATGGCCGGCCCACCTCGCGCATCGTGCTGATCAAGCAGTACGACGAGCGCGGCTTCACGTGGTACACGAATTACGCCAGCCAGAAAGGCCGGCAGCTGGCGGACAATCCGCATGCGGCGCTGCTGTTCTTCTGGCCCGAGCTGGAGCGCCAGGTGCGCATCGAGGGCCGCGTCGAGCGCACGTCCGCGGAGGAAAGCGACAAGTATTTCTACAGCCGCCCGGTAAAGAGCCAGTTGGCGGCCATCGCTTCGGCGCAGAGCGCGCCGATCGCGAACCGCGCCGAGATGGAAGCGCGTTATGCGGCAGTGGAAGCGGAAAGCGGCGACAAGCCGCGGCGCCCGGACCACTGGGGCGGCTACCGCCTCGTCCCGGACCGCCTCGAATTCTGGCAGGGCCGCCGCTCGCGCTTCCACGACCGCATCGTCTACACACGGCAGGCGGACGGCAGCTGGACGCGGGAGCGCATCCAGCCTTGA
- the tcdA gene encoding tRNA cyclic N6-threonylcarbamoyladenosine(37) synthase TcdA — protein sequence MNDLTSSLPVEHDIDFERRFGGIARLYGEQALARFRAAHICVIGVGGVGSWIVEALARSAVGRLTLIDLDNVAESNVNRQIQALTSTIGMAKITALRQRIAEINPYCQVTEIEDFVTPDNLDEMIGGHDYDYVIDAMDSARAKTALVHYCRINSVALIVIGSAGGQTDPTRIEVRDLARTEQEPLLKKVRRRLRSQYNYPANGKNKLGVDAVFSMEPLKFPESGEVCSVDGDELAAAAQKPGLTGINCAGFGSAMVVTATFGMVAAGHLLRKLAEEPVGSVPAGD from the coding sequence ATGAACGACCTGACTTCCTCCCTGCCTGTCGAGCACGATATCGACTTCGAGCGCCGCTTCGGCGGCATCGCCCGCCTGTATGGCGAGCAGGCGCTGGCGCGCTTTCGCGCCGCCCACATCTGCGTGATCGGCGTCGGCGGGGTCGGCTCCTGGATCGTCGAGGCGCTGGCGCGCAGCGCCGTCGGCCGCCTCACCCTGATCGACCTGGACAACGTGGCCGAATCGAACGTCAACCGCCAGATCCAGGCCCTGACCAGCACGATCGGCATGGCCAAGATCACGGCGCTGAGGCAGCGCATCGCCGAGATCAATCCCTATTGCCAGGTGACGGAGATCGAGGATTTCGTCACGCCGGACAATCTCGACGAGATGATCGGCGGGCACGACTACGACTACGTGATCGACGCGATGGACAGCGCCCGGGCCAAGACGGCGCTGGTGCACTACTGCCGCATCAACAGCGTTGCGCTGATCGTCATCGGCAGCGCGGGCGGCCAGACCGATCCGACCCGCATCGAGGTGCGCGACCTGGCCCGCACGGAGCAGGAGCCGCTGCTCAAGAAGGTAAGGCGGCGCCTGCGCAGCCAATACAACTATCCCGCCAACGGCAAGAACAAGCTGGGCGTGGATGCCGTGTTCTCGATGGAGCCGCTGAAGTTCCCGGAGAGCGGCGAGGTGTGCTCGGTGGACGGCGACGAGCTGGCCGCGGCCGCGCAGAAGCCGGGGCTGACCGGCATCAACTGCGCCGGCTTCGGCTCGGCGATGGTGGTGACGGCCACGTTCGGCATGGTGGCTGCGGGGCATTTGCTGCGCAAGCTGGCGGAGGAGCCGGTGGGGTCTGTCCCCGCAGGGGACTGA
- a CDS encoding BLUF domain-containing protein produces the protein MSLHQLVYISQASYQMSKEELLDLLTQAKANNARIDVTGSLFYNGGWFMQVLEGPEATLRKLVATIQNDPRHHDFRLLYNEPAQYRTFVRWSMNMTNLEDPQVDKYEELVDVIEAAKTGRRIGSLSPAVTLLRLFSH, from the coding sequence ATGTCACTTCATCAACTCGTCTATATCAGCCAGGCCAGCTACCAGATGTCGAAGGAGGAGCTGCTCGACCTCCTGACCCAGGCCAAGGCCAACAATGCCCGCATCGACGTCACCGGCAGCCTGTTCTACAACGGCGGCTGGTTCATGCAGGTGCTGGAAGGGCCGGAAGCAACGCTGCGAAAGCTCGTCGCCACGATCCAGAACGACCCACGTCACCACGATTTCCGCCTGCTGTACAACGAACCGGCGCAGTACCGCACGTTCGTCCGCTGGAGCATGAACATGACGAACCTGGAAGACCCGCAGGTGGACAAGTACGAGGAACTGGTCGATGTCATCGAGGCCGCCAAGACGGGGCGCAGGATCGGTTCGCTGTCGCCGGCGGTGACCTTGCTGCGTCTGTTCAGCCACTAA
- the thpR gene encoding RNA 2',3'-cyclic phosphodiesterase — protein sequence MIANHPQATPNAATRKLFYALWPDDAARAALAALQAGVRGRLIPPAKLHVTLAFLGHLPADAVPQLLDILAALPLPALELSIDCYGYFARPRIAWAGMTQPPAALIELQAELVRRLEAAGFSTATHGSFKPHVTLAREAKEAPTGTFAPVPWHGARAVLVESLPGGEYVVLEGLSPHGD from the coding sequence ATGATAGCAAATCATCCGCAAGCCACGCCAAACGCGGCCACCCGCAAGCTGTTCTACGCGCTGTGGCCGGACGACGCCGCGCGCGCCGCGCTGGCGGCCTTGCAGGCCGGCGTACGGGGCCGGCTGATCCCGCCGGCCAAGCTGCACGTCACGCTGGCCTTCCTGGGCCACCTGCCGGCCGATGCGGTCCCGCAGCTGCTGGACATCCTGGCCGCGCTGCCGCTGCCGGCACTGGAACTGTCGATCGACTGCTACGGTTATTTCGCCAGGCCCCGCATCGCCTGGGCCGGCATGACGCAACCGCCGGCCGCCTTGATCGAGCTGCAGGCGGAGCTGGTACGGCGGCTGGAGGCGGCAGGGTTTTCCACGGCCACGCATGGCAGCTTCAAGCCGCACGTCACGCTGGCGCGGGAAGCGAAGGAGGCGCCCACCGGCACGTTCGCGCCGGTGCCGTGGCACGGTGCGCGCGCGGTGCTGGTGGAGTCGCTGCCGGGTGGGGAGTATGTGGTACTGGAGGGTCTGTCCCCGCACGGGGACTGA
- a CDS encoding FKBP-type peptidyl-prolyl cis-trans isomerase, whose protein sequence is MTRLSALFAVLSFSLAGAALAQTPTPAPETQAAQADAAPAAIVPGSAAPGPAAEQLIVNDVKVGSGREATAGSNVSVHYTGWLYRPLAKNQRGRQFDSSRPRGEPLEFQLGAGRVIKGWEQGVTGMKVGGKRTLIIPSELAYGARSMPGIPANSALIFDVELLDVK, encoded by the coding sequence ATGACCCGTTTGTCCGCCTTGTTTGCCGTACTGTCCTTCAGCCTGGCTGGCGCCGCCCTGGCGCAGACGCCGACGCCCGCGCCGGAGACCCAGGCCGCCCAGGCCGACGCCGCGCCGGCCGCCATCGTGCCGGGCTCCGCCGCGCCCGGTCCGGCCGCCGAACAGCTGATCGTCAACGACGTCAAGGTCGGCAGCGGCCGCGAAGCGACCGCCGGCAGCAACGTCTCCGTGCACTACACCGGCTGGCTGTACCGCCCGCTGGCGAAGAACCAGCGCGGCCGCCAGTTCGACTCGTCGCGTCCGCGCGGCGAGCCGCTGGAGTTCCAGCTGGGCGCCGGCCGCGTCATCAAGGGCTGGGAGCAGGGCGTGACCGGCATGAAGGTGGGCGGCAAGCGCACGCTGATCATCCCGTCGGAACTGGCGTACGGTGCGCGCAGCATGCCCGGCATTCCGGCCAACTCGGCGCTGATCTTCGACGTGGAACTGCTCGACGTCAAATAA
- the cysK gene encoding cysteine synthase A, whose translation MKIANDVTELIGNTPLVRINRLAAGSGAQVLAKLEFFNPAHSVKDRIGLSMIAAAEAAGLVKPDTIFVEPTSGNTGIALAMVCAARGYKCTLVMPDTMSRERRMLLRAYGAELVLTPGSEGMLGAIRRAEEMVASDPRCLMPQQFNNPANPEIHRRTTAEEIWRDTDGQVDILVAGVGTGGTITGVGEILRERKSSFRAIAVEPEASPMLSKGTKGPHPLQGIGAGFVPAVLNTHIYDEVVCVKNEDAFTMARRAAAEEGLLVGISSGAALWAAVQVARRPENEGKVIVTVIPSFGERYLSTALFAGLGDQ comes from the coding sequence ATGAAAATCGCCAACGATGTTACCGAGCTGATCGGCAATACCCCGCTGGTCCGCATCAACCGCCTGGCCGCCGGCAGCGGCGCGCAAGTGCTGGCCAAGCTGGAATTCTTCAATCCGGCGCACAGCGTCAAGGACCGGATCGGCCTGTCGATGATCGCGGCGGCCGAGGCCGCCGGCCTCGTCAAGCCGGACACCATCTTCGTCGAACCCACCAGCGGCAACACCGGCATCGCACTGGCGATGGTGTGCGCCGCGCGCGGCTACAAGTGCACCCTCGTCATGCCGGACACGATGAGCCGTGAACGCCGCATGCTGCTGCGCGCGTACGGCGCCGAGCTGGTGCTGACGCCGGGCAGCGAAGGCATGCTGGGTGCCATCCGCCGTGCCGAGGAAATGGTCGCCAGCGACCCGCGCTGCCTGATGCCGCAGCAGTTCAACAACCCCGCCAATCCGGAAATCCACCGCCGCACGACTGCCGAGGAAATCTGGCGCGACACCGACGGCCAGGTCGACATCCTGGTCGCCGGCGTCGGCACCGGCGGCACGATTACCGGTGTCGGCGAGATACTGCGCGAGCGCAAGAGCAGCTTCCGCGCCATCGCGGTGGAGCCGGAAGCGTCGCCGATGCTGTCGAAAGGCACCAAGGGGCCGCACCCGCTGCAGGGCATCGGCGCCGGCTTCGTGCCGGCCGTGCTGAACACGCATATCTACGACGAAGTGGTGTGCGTGAAAAACGAGGACGCGTTCACGATGGCGCGCCGGGCGGCCGCCGAGGAAGGGCTGCTGGTGGGGATTTCGTCCGGCGCCGCGCTGTGGGCCGCCGTGCAGGTCGCACGGCGCCCGGAAAACGAAGGCAAGGTGATCGTGACGGTGATCCCGTCGTTCGGCGAACGCTACCTCAGTACCGCGCTGTTCGCCGGCCTCGGCGATCAGTGA
- a CDS encoding cation diffusion facilitator family transporter codes for MSGHHHHGHDHGHHHHHGDPANHGRAFAIAITLNAIFVAVEFGYGFVANSTALMADAGHNLSDVLGLMLAWGAAILAKRAPSRRFTYGLRSSSMLAALFNGMLLMGACGAILWEAVLQLIHPVPVHGATVSVVAAVGIAVNGLSAWLFMAGSKDDLNIRGAYLHLAADAAISLGVLVSGLVVMYTGWIRLDPLVSIAIVVLIVLGTWSLLKESLRMMMAAVPANVDSRKVEQFLRGRAGVTDVHDLHIWSMSTTETALTAHLVMPDGYPGDAAMDDIARDLRQEFAIHHSTLQTERGTTEHACCLTPEQAGHDHGHDHGHDHDHDHDHDHEHGHDEHDHGHRGHGHAHPH; via the coding sequence ATGAGCGGGCACCACCACCACGGCCATGACCACGGCCACCATCACCATCACGGCGATCCCGCCAACCACGGCCGCGCATTCGCCATCGCGATCACGCTGAACGCGATCTTCGTCGCGGTGGAATTCGGTTACGGCTTCGTCGCCAACTCGACGGCGCTGATGGCCGACGCGGGCCACAACCTGTCCGACGTGCTGGGCCTGATGCTGGCCTGGGGCGCCGCGATCCTGGCGAAACGGGCGCCGTCGCGCCGCTTCACGTATGGCCTGCGCAGCAGCTCGATGCTGGCCGCACTGTTCAACGGCATGCTGCTGATGGGCGCCTGCGGCGCGATCCTGTGGGAGGCGGTGCTGCAGCTGATCCACCCGGTGCCCGTGCATGGGGCGACGGTCTCGGTGGTGGCGGCCGTCGGCATTGCCGTCAATGGCCTGTCGGCCTGGCTGTTCATGGCCGGCAGCAAGGACGACCTGAACATCCGCGGCGCCTACCTGCACCTGGCGGCGGATGCGGCGATCTCGCTGGGCGTGCTGGTATCGGGCCTGGTCGTCATGTACACGGGCTGGATCCGGCTGGACCCGCTGGTCAGCATCGCCATCGTCGTGCTGATCGTGCTGGGCACGTGGTCGCTGCTGAAGGAGTCGCTGCGAATGATGATGGCCGCCGTGCCGGCCAACGTCGATTCACGCAAGGTGGAACAGTTCCTGCGCGGCCGCGCCGGCGTGACGGATGTGCACGACCTGCACATCTGGTCGATGAGCACGACGGAAACGGCGCTGACGGCCCACCTGGTCATGCCGGACGGCTACCCGGGCGACGCGGCGATGGACGACATCGCGCGCGACCTGCGCCAGGAGTTCGCCATCCATCACAGCACCTTGCAGACCGAGCGCGGCACGACGGAGCACGCCTGCTGCCTGACGCCGGAGCAGGCTGGCCACGATCACGGCCACGATCACGGCCATGACCATGACCATGACCACGATCACGACCATGAGCACGGCCATGACGAGCATGACCACGGCCATCGCGGCCATGGTCATGCGCACCCTCACTGA
- a CDS encoding metalloregulator ArsR/SmtB family transcription factor, translated as MNSPYPEHDASVAQLADLFHLLGDPTRLRIVLACVAAPIAVSDIAATLALSSSLVSHHLRLLRAARIVKAERQGKQVFYTTADAHISGVLRDMLEHIAEPSTPQDAGADV; from the coding sequence ATGAACAGTCCCTATCCCGAACACGACGCATCAGTGGCCCAACTGGCCGACCTGTTCCACCTGCTGGGTGATCCGACCCGGCTACGCATCGTGCTGGCCTGCGTGGCCGCGCCGATCGCCGTCAGCGACATCGCCGCCACGCTGGCGCTGAGCAGCTCGCTGGTCAGCCACCACTTGCGCCTGCTGCGCGCGGCCCGCATCGTCAAGGCCGAACGGCAGGGCAAGCAGGTCTTCTACACCACGGCGGACGCCCACATCAGCGGCGTGCTGCGCGATATGCTGGAACATATCGCCGAACCATCGACACCCCAGGACGCAGGAGCGGACGTATGA